From Alteribacter keqinensis, one genomic window encodes:
- a CDS encoding GNAT family N-acetyltransferase, with the protein MPIHLEPLNQKDAGPLLQFELENRAYFEQSVPSRGNSFYHSDTFRSRLETRLREQAMGQALYYLIKDSTGTILGRINVTDIEEGRGHLGYRIGESHTGKGVAKDALKLLIGNLKEKHITELHAKTTKDNTASRKVLEKNGFREVETNKETVELNGQKLTFVCYTRILEGGAE; encoded by the coding sequence ATGCCAATCCATCTTGAACCGCTTAACCAAAAAGACGCCGGACCATTGCTTCAATTTGAGCTTGAAAACAGAGCCTATTTTGAGCAGTCCGTCCCAAGCCGGGGCAACAGCTTCTACCACAGCGACACGTTTAGAAGCCGGCTCGAAACACGGCTCCGGGAACAGGCCATGGGACAGGCCCTTTATTATTTAATCAAAGACAGCACCGGCACGATTCTGGGGCGGATCAATGTGACGGATATAGAAGAGGGCCGGGGCCATCTCGGCTATCGGATCGGCGAGAGCCATACGGGGAAAGGTGTGGCGAAGGATGCCCTCAAATTATTAATCGGGAACCTGAAAGAAAAACACATAACCGAACTCCACGCAAAAACAACCAAGGACAACACGGCCTCCCGGAAAGTGCTGGAGAAAAACGGCTTCAGGGAAGTGGAAACGAACAAGGAAACGGTCGAACTTAACGGGCAGAAACTGACGTTTGTCTGCTATACGAGAATATTAGAGGGGGGAGCAGAGTGA
- a CDS encoding MBL fold metallo-hydrolase, whose amino-acid sequence MEDNWFTVTQLDHATFGISEYGHWEKVHSYLLLGKDKAALIDTGLGIDNMKKITDQLTSLPVMVLTTHVHWDHIGSHGEYGDIFVHEQEEDWLVNGIKGLPIDQIRKDVARDITLPVPASFNPEMYTPYQGKPAGTLKDGDTINLGDRELTIYHTPGHSPGHIAVFDVKNGFLFSGDLIYDETPVYAFFPSTSPEDLIRSLERMTNLNGVKRIYGGHNSLGLDPDILEDVRGLVSYLKEHNLIEFGTGVHRFNRISVQF is encoded by the coding sequence ATAGAGGACAACTGGTTTACGGTCACACAACTCGATCACGCGACCTTTGGCATCAGCGAATACGGCCATTGGGAAAAAGTCCACTCGTATCTTTTACTCGGAAAAGACAAGGCGGCTCTCATCGATACCGGGCTTGGCATTGATAACATGAAAAAAATCACCGATCAGCTCACATCACTGCCGGTCATGGTGCTCACCACCCACGTTCACTGGGATCACATCGGCAGTCACGGCGAGTACGGGGACATTTTCGTTCATGAACAGGAAGAGGACTGGCTTGTAAACGGCATAAAGGGACTTCCTATCGATCAGATCAGAAAAGACGTTGCCCGGGATATTACGCTGCCGGTTCCCGCTTCCTTTAATCCTGAAATGTACACGCCCTATCAGGGAAAGCCTGCCGGGACGCTGAAAGATGGGGATACAATCAACCTTGGAGACAGAGAACTCACGATTTATCATACGCCCGGTCATTCCCCGGGGCATATTGCGGTCTTTGACGTGAAAAACGGCTTTCTGTTTTCCGGCGACCTCATCTATGACGAAACACCGGTCTATGCTTTTTTTCCGAGCACAAGTCCCGAAGACCTGATCCGGTCCCTTGAGAGAATGACGAATCTCAATGGTGTGAAAAGGATTTACGGAGGCCACAATTCCCTCGGTCTCGACCCGGACATTCTGGAAGATGTCAGAGGACTCGTATCGTATCTGAAGGAACACAATCTGATTGAATTCGGAACCGGCGTTCACCGCTTTAACAGAATCAGTGTGCAATTTTAG
- a CDS encoding GNAT family N-acetyltransferase: MIKIRVLSLNDLTLTMLDSFDRTQHTSRVLTYEKGEWQEKTDYFEDAWSPEEKRTITDHFYKTIESGGTVITAEDGPHIAGFAVLEPGLFGKTAVYQELSYLHSDRRKRGQGIGRQLFHKAKEEARASGAEKLYIGAHPAVETQHFYRSMGCVPAKETNEEIYLREVRDIQLETDL; the protein is encoded by the coding sequence ATGATAAAAATACGTGTTTTATCCTTAAATGACCTCACCTTGACCATGCTCGATTCATTTGACCGCACCCAGCACACATCCCGGGTACTGACGTATGAGAAAGGAGAATGGCAAGAAAAGACCGATTACTTTGAAGACGCATGGTCTCCGGAGGAAAAGCGCACGATCACAGACCACTTCTATAAGACTATTGAATCCGGGGGAACAGTAATCACAGCTGAAGACGGTCCTCACATTGCAGGTTTCGCCGTTCTGGAGCCAGGCCTTTTCGGCAAAACCGCAGTCTATCAGGAACTCTCCTACCTTCATTCTGACAGAAGAAAAAGAGGGCAGGGCATCGGCAGACAACTGTTCCACAAAGCAAAGGAAGAAGCAAGAGCATCCGGTGCCGAAAAGCTTTATATCGGAGCCCATCCTGCAGTGGAAACCCAGCATTTTTACCGGTCAATGGGATGTGTTCCTGCCAAAGAAACAAACGAAGAGATCTATCTGCGGGAAGTACGGGATATCCAGCTGGAAACAGATTTATAG
- a CDS encoding DUF2812 domain-containing protein: MDDITTSIKRYKFGWMYAPDRLEKWLEKQAAEGYNLVEVSKRGLTFYFEEADPVLCTFSVVNEGKGDIHLYLAYRNAGWKQAAATGTSWQQWTIWRKGDSGHEENPGVNNVTELKQHAAKRMATLNSLLVSPVVVIFSLNFFGFMLPDVLENGYFSLTGLERFNVTVYPFIILTFFSMILRSWMYYFRVKNNKDV; encoded by the coding sequence ATGGATGACATAACAACCTCAATCAAACGGTATAAATTCGGATGGATGTATGCACCTGACAGGCTTGAGAAGTGGCTCGAGAAACAAGCAGCTGAAGGGTATAATCTGGTTGAGGTTTCGAAACGGGGCCTCACGTTTTATTTTGAAGAAGCAGATCCGGTGCTCTGCACATTCAGTGTGGTTAATGAAGGAAAAGGGGACATTCATCTCTATCTTGCCTACCGGAATGCCGGGTGGAAGCAGGCCGCTGCCACAGGTACTTCCTGGCAGCAATGGACCATCTGGAGAAAAGGTGATTCCGGGCATGAGGAGAACCCGGGAGTGAATAACGTCACTGAATTAAAGCAGCACGCCGCTAAGAGGATGGCCACATTAAACTCCCTCCTTGTTTCACCGGTCGTTGTGATTTTCAGCCTCAATTTCTTTGGGTTTATGCTGCCTGATGTGCTGGAAAACGGATATTTTTCACTAACCGGCCTCGAACGGTTCAATGTCACGGTATACCCTTTCATTATACTCACCTTTTTTAGCATGATTTTGCGTTCGTGGATGTATTACTTCAGAGTGAAAAACAATAAGGATGTGTGA
- a CDS encoding serine hydrolase, producing the protein MKRLRSKSMIVFLCVVLLGSTFTTQFPASAQQAAPQHSIEEEHFHHGKPSSLPAQVSAPAWSKAWDRAGKPNRTIREGHPSQVNMNGDYLENIDEVVLRGIEENKYPGAVAMVVKDGRIVKHEAYGKASVYKNETEVLPEEEQLAMEKDTIFDLASLTKIVTSIATMQLAEEGHICLDDSLAAYIPEFGILGKEEITIKQLLTHTSGLAASHPLDNYDTEEEMLEALYTLELQYEPGKTMVYSDLSMILLGLLVEEVSGESLDHYIYNHITSPLGMDDTMFNPSEEYLPRIAPTEHSPWSGREMVWGTVHDEKAYAMDGIAGHAGLFSTAEDFAILSQMILNGGRYGNVRILEPETVSLMLTNHMTDETDLGQGLGFNLNRGWFMDGLSSPVAAGHTGFTGTSFVVDPVNDTIVIFFTNRVHPTRYGPSINPERQDVVQHAARALPVRPAAGQKAWFSGNGRDKNHTLTLPVTLEENSELTFKTWFDIANDIPRDFGYLEISMDEGESWELLEGELYARHTTNEHDGVFTGSTGWQWVDAAYDLGDYEGDALVRFHYETDASANGRGWYIDRVSVKGDNGYVFKDGPNPDPESWQAEGWELSGD; encoded by the coding sequence ATGAAACGGTTACGATCTAAAAGTATGATTGTTTTTTTATGTGTTGTTTTACTGGGTTCCACCTTTACGACCCAGTTTCCTGCGTCAGCACAACAGGCGGCCCCGCAGCATTCCATTGAGGAAGAACATTTCCATCATGGAAAACCAAGCTCTCTACCTGCACAGGTATCTGCTCCTGCATGGTCGAAGGCATGGGACAGAGCAGGAAAACCAAACAGAACTATCCGTGAAGGACATCCCTCCCAGGTTAATATGAACGGGGATTATTTAGAAAACATTGATGAGGTTGTTCTTAGGGGAATTGAGGAAAACAAATACCCGGGTGCTGTTGCTATGGTAGTAAAAGACGGCCGTATCGTGAAACACGAAGCATATGGAAAAGCGTCCGTTTATAAAAACGAAACAGAAGTTTTACCAGAAGAGGAACAGTTGGCGATGGAAAAAGATACGATCTTTGACCTCGCGTCTTTAACGAAGATCGTCACATCCATTGCAACGATGCAGCTGGCAGAAGAGGGCCACATCTGCCTGGATGATTCACTCGCAGCATACATACCTGAATTCGGTATCCTCGGTAAAGAGGAGATTACAATTAAACAGTTATTAACTCATACATCCGGTCTTGCAGCGTCTCACCCTCTTGACAACTACGACACAGAGGAAGAAATGCTTGAAGCTTTGTATACATTAGAGCTTCAATACGAGCCTGGAAAAACCATGGTATACAGTGATTTGAGTATGATTCTGCTGGGGCTTCTAGTCGAAGAGGTATCCGGGGAGTCATTGGATCATTATATTTACAATCACATCACCAGCCCTCTCGGTATGGATGACACGATGTTTAACCCGTCAGAGGAGTATCTGCCGAGGATCGCACCAACGGAGCACTCTCCATGGTCAGGCAGAGAAATGGTATGGGGTACAGTGCATGACGAAAAAGCTTATGCCATGGATGGTATTGCAGGACATGCAGGCCTGTTCAGTACGGCTGAAGACTTTGCGATTTTATCACAAATGATCTTGAACGGCGGCAGGTACGGAAATGTCCGCATTCTGGAACCTGAAACGGTTTCTCTTATGCTCACAAACCACATGACAGATGAAACAGATTTAGGTCAGGGCCTGGGCTTTAATTTAAACCGTGGCTGGTTTATGGACGGACTCTCCTCTCCGGTGGCAGCCGGTCATACGGGTTTTACGGGCACGTCCTTTGTGGTTGATCCGGTCAATGACACAATTGTTATCTTTTTTACAAACAGGGTCCATCCGACACGGTACGGTCCTTCCATTAACCCTGAAAGGCAGGATGTAGTCCAACACGCAGCAAGAGCATTACCGGTTCGCCCTGCAGCCGGGCAGAAAGCCTGGTTCAGCGGAAATGGCAGGGACAAAAATCATACCCTTACCCTCCCTGTCACTCTTGAAGAAAACAGTGAACTTACATTTAAAACGTGGTTCGATATTGCAAATGATATTCCACGGGATTTTGGCTACCTTGAAATTTCAATGGATGAAGGAGAATCATGGGAACTTCTTGAAGGCGAACTTTATGCACGGCACACGACAAATGAGCACGACGGTGTTTTCACTGGTTCCACAGGCTGGCAATGGGTGGATGCAGCCTATGACTTAGGAGATTACGAGGGCGATGCACTCGTCCGTTTTCATTATGAAACAGATGCCTCTGCAAACGGCCGCGGCTGGTACATTGACCGGGTCAGTGTAAAAGGAGATAACGGATATGTGTTCAAAGATGGTCCTAACCCCGATCCAGAGAGCTGGCAGGCAGAAGGCTGGGAGTTAAGCGGGGATTAA
- a CDS encoding PIN domain-containing protein produces the protein MPMEKEQLILDSNIIISFLTADSNLENAEGVFSLAEKGIIDFYFSYHVLVEVVVFFGAKRLIAYDEEGKPKNRIALPVRKITDILIPFFEKDFFVHPDKESLMRILKIFSKQQKLSTIYDLMIMYESSKLGINLVSEDRKLRSHEDFIGYSVGELIQKYT, from the coding sequence ATGCCTATGGAAAAAGAACAGCTCATTCTTGATTCCAATATCATTATCAGTTTCCTCACAGCAGATTCAAATCTCGAAAACGCTGAAGGCGTTTTCAGCCTTGCCGAAAAAGGCATCATAGATTTTTACTTCTCCTATCATGTTTTAGTAGAAGTAGTCGTGTTTTTCGGAGCGAAAAGACTCATTGCATATGATGAGGAGGGTAAGCCAAAGAACCGTATCGCTTTGCCTGTTCGAAAGATCACCGACATACTAATTCCCTTCTTTGAAAAAGACTTCTTCGTACACCCTGATAAAGAAAGCCTCATGCGTATACTCAAAATATTCTCCAAGCAGCAAAAACTCTCAACCATTTATGATCTGATGATAATGTATGAATCTTCCAAACTGGGAATCAATCTCGTATCAGAAGACAGAAAACTTCGCAGCCATGAGGATTTTATTGGTTACTCTGTAGGTGAACTCATACAAAAATACACATAA
- a CDS encoding bifunctional metallophosphatase/5'-nucleotidase, whose protein sequence is MKRNRWLHTFLGAGALSLALMGCAEDVDQDVEEPEEEPAEEEASDEGESFELTIFHTNDTHGRTNMYPQLITTLNEAKEQYGEGLLLDAGDVFSGTLYFNEFSGQDALEFMNLMEYDAFVPGNHEFDLGDPDTGHQELVDFIKGAEFPVVGANMDFSGDEGLSALANEGVSFEAENGQIYDGIVLEHDGEEIGVFGLNTEDTESISSPFDVAFTNYVEAAEGMVEAFEAEGVNKIVALTHLGYDSDPSVGNDLLLAQQVEGIDVIIGGHSHTEIAPPTVVTENADGEEMDPTVIGQAGEYGQYLGVMNVSFDENGVVLEADGELLATEEREADPEAAEMLAPYTEQIEELESEGAGSSVVTELPNPRHGEGDEKSVRANETALGNLIADAQLEAALSADENTVMALQNGGGIRTSLPEGDITIGHLIEVQPFGNRLTLLEVSGEELIEAFEVSVYDAPEESGAFLQVSSGTRLTYDSSQEPGERVVSVEIDVDGSYEEIDPDETYTIATNNFTATGGDGFTVFADAYDDGRGTIVGFTDWEMLRDYMADHGEVDYETEDRIVDVAEGE, encoded by the coding sequence ATGAAGAGAAACCGATGGCTTCACACCTTTTTGGGTGCCGGGGCGTTATCCTTGGCGCTTATGGGGTGCGCTGAAGATGTGGATCAGGATGTGGAGGAACCTGAGGAGGAGCCGGCTGAAGAGGAGGCTTCTGATGAGGGGGAATCGTTTGAGCTGACGATTTTTCATACGAATGATACCCACGGCAGGACGAATATGTATCCTCAGCTGATTACGACGTTGAATGAAGCGAAAGAACAGTATGGTGAGGGGCTTTTGCTTGATGCGGGGGATGTGTTTTCCGGTACGCTCTATTTTAACGAATTCAGCGGCCAGGATGCCCTGGAGTTTATGAATCTTATGGAATACGACGCGTTTGTCCCGGGAAATCACGAGTTTGACCTTGGGGACCCGGACACGGGCCACCAGGAGCTCGTTGACTTTATTAAAGGAGCGGAGTTCCCTGTTGTGGGGGCGAATATGGACTTTTCCGGCGATGAAGGTCTGAGCGCTCTGGCAAATGAAGGGGTCAGCTTTGAAGCGGAGAACGGGCAGATTTACGACGGAATTGTTCTGGAGCATGACGGTGAGGAAATCGGTGTATTCGGTTTGAATACAGAGGATACTGAATCGATTTCCAGCCCGTTTGATGTAGCGTTCACAAACTATGTGGAGGCAGCCGAGGGTATGGTTGAAGCCTTTGAAGCGGAAGGCGTCAATAAGATTGTGGCCCTTACCCACCTCGGGTATGACAGCGATCCGAGCGTCGGCAATGACCTCCTTTTAGCACAGCAGGTTGAGGGGATTGACGTGATCATCGGCGGACACAGCCATACGGAAATCGCTCCGCCGACGGTCGTTACCGAAAACGCTGACGGTGAGGAAATGGATCCGACCGTGATCGGACAGGCGGGTGAATACGGCCAGTACCTTGGGGTGATGAATGTCTCCTTTGATGAAAACGGTGTTGTGCTGGAGGCTGATGGAGAACTTCTTGCCACCGAGGAACGTGAAGCGGATCCTGAAGCCGCTGAGATGCTCGCTCCGTACACCGAACAGATTGAGGAGCTGGAGAGTGAAGGTGCCGGTTCGTCAGTGGTAACCGAGCTTCCAAACCCGCGTCATGGTGAAGGCGATGAGAAAAGTGTTCGGGCAAACGAGACGGCTCTTGGCAATTTAATCGCCGATGCCCAGCTTGAGGCTGCATTATCGGCTGATGAAAATACGGTTATGGCCTTGCAAAACGGGGGCGGTATCCGTACGTCACTTCCTGAAGGAGACATTACGATCGGTCATTTAATTGAGGTTCAGCCGTTCGGCAACCGCCTGACACTGCTTGAAGTTTCAGGAGAGGAATTGATCGAAGCCTTTGAGGTGAGTGTCTATGATGCCCCTGAGGAAAGCGGGGCGTTCCTTCAAGTATCCTCCGGAACCCGACTGACCTATGACAGCAGCCAGGAGCCTGGAGAACGTGTCGTTTCTGTTGAAATTGACGTGGACGGTTCCTATGAGGAGATTGATCCGGACGAAACGTATACGATTGCCACTAACAACTTCACGGCTACTGGTGGCGACGGCTTTACCGTTTTCGCTGATGCGTATGATGACGGCCGCGGCACGATTGTCGGCTTCACTGACTGGGAGATGCTTCGTGATTATATGGCTGACCACGGTGAAGTGGATTATGAGACGGAAGACCGGATTGTGGATGTGGCTGAGGGAGAATAG
- a CDS encoding agmatinase family protein has translation MNPYEGLERPPFVWNQHKDVPEKVHEWIRPVGEKRPEDAEAVLYGVPLSRSSISPSAASAFPEACRRAWRGFTTYNLDEDVNLSGLRLYDLGDVKQHVTDIPQCHQNIVDASADVKRHHPGSVSLAIGGDHSITAMIVKGLKEAAPDKTIGIVQLDTHFDLRDMRELGPANGTPIRNMVESGLVKGEHIHNIGLHGFFNTPDLKDYADHHGIHYTTLKQARKNGVAETVAQALESLGGKVDCVYFTCDMDVLDMAYAPGVPATTPGGMRTDELFEAALVCGRHPKVMAMDIVCLDPEKDVAGMTVKAGTHVMLSFLTGVAMR, from the coding sequence GTGAATCCATACGAAGGACTCGAACGTCCCCCGTTTGTCTGGAACCAGCACAAAGACGTACCTGAAAAAGTGCACGAATGGATCAGGCCGGTTGGGGAAAAAAGGCCGGAAGATGCTGAAGCCGTCCTATACGGCGTCCCTCTTTCCCGCTCCTCTATCAGCCCCTCGGCGGCTTCCGCGTTTCCCGAAGCCTGCCGCCGGGCATGGCGGGGATTTACGACGTATAACCTCGATGAGGATGTGAATCTGAGCGGGCTTCGTTTGTATGATCTGGGTGACGTGAAGCAGCACGTCACCGATATTCCGCAGTGTCACCAAAACATTGTGGACGCTTCGGCGGATGTGAAACGGCACCACCCGGGGAGCGTCTCCCTGGCCATTGGCGGGGATCACTCGATTACGGCGATGATTGTAAAGGGATTAAAGGAAGCGGCGCCGGATAAGACGATCGGAATTGTGCAGTTGGACACCCACTTTGATCTTAGGGATATGCGGGAGCTCGGTCCGGCGAACGGTACACCGATCCGGAACATGGTGGAATCGGGTCTTGTAAAAGGCGAGCATATTCACAACATCGGGCTCCACGGATTTTTTAATACACCTGATCTCAAAGACTACGCCGACCACCACGGCATTCACTACACCACGCTTAAACAGGCCCGCAAAAACGGCGTTGCCGAGACTGTGGCACAGGCTTTGGAGAGCCTCGGCGGGAAAGTGGATTGTGTTTATTTCACCTGCGACATGGATGTTCTGGATATGGCGTATGCTCCGGGAGTGCCGGCCACGACGCCCGGGGGGATGCGTACCGATGAGCTGTTCGAGGCGGCGCTCGTGTGCGGGCGGCACCCGAAAGTGATGGCGATGGACATCGTCTGCCTCGATCCGGAGAAAGATGTGGCGGGGATGACGGTGAAGGCCGGGACGCATGTGATGCTGTCGTTTCTGACGGGGGTGGCGATGCGGTAG
- the hutI gene encoding imidazolonepropionase, with translation MSYTFIKHANELLTVKGHSETPAVKEQMNNLHIIEDGAVLIEDDTIIDVGTTDKLKRKYADILDDAIVVDASNKVVAPGLVDPHTHLVFAGSRENEYNMRLQGAKYMDIMAKGGGIHATTRATRQASAEQLYTESFPRLDSFLKHGVTTVEAKSGYGMDWEVERRQMEVAHQLNRDHVVDIVSTFMGAHVIPEEYKDKPDQFVDEVVNEMIPATAELGLAEFNDVFCERGVYTPAQSLRILEAGKKHGLIPKIHADEIEPYGGAEIAAEVEAVSADHLLKVSDRGLSMMAHKGVVAVLLPGTAFFLMTEAANGRKAIDSGVPVALSTDRNPGSSPSTSMPFMINLASLTMGMTPAEAIVAATINAAHAIKRADRIGSIEAGKKADLVIWDIPNHMQFTYLYGVNHTETVIKNGRKVVDKGVLV, from the coding sequence ATGAGCTATACGTTTATTAAACACGCGAACGAGCTTTTGACGGTAAAAGGACATTCTGAAACGCCTGCTGTCAAAGAACAGATGAACAACCTTCATATTATTGAAGACGGAGCTGTGCTGATCGAGGACGATACGATCATCGACGTGGGAACAACCGACAAGCTCAAACGAAAATATGCGGACATTCTTGATGATGCGATTGTGGTTGACGCATCGAATAAAGTGGTGGCACCGGGACTCGTGGATCCCCACACCCACCTCGTGTTTGCCGGAAGCCGGGAAAATGAGTACAACATGCGTCTTCAGGGGGCCAAATATATGGACATCATGGCCAAGGGCGGCGGCATTCACGCCACCACCCGGGCTACTCGCCAGGCGTCCGCGGAACAGCTTTACACCGAAAGCTTTCCCCGTCTCGATTCGTTTTTAAAGCACGGGGTTACAACCGTGGAAGCGAAAAGCGGCTACGGTATGGACTGGGAGGTTGAGCGGCGCCAGATGGAAGTGGCCCACCAGCTCAACCGTGATCACGTTGTGGACATCGTGAGTACGTTCATGGGAGCCCACGTGATTCCCGAGGAATACAAGGATAAACCCGACCAGTTCGTGGACGAGGTGGTAAACGAGATGATCCCCGCCACGGCGGAGCTCGGGCTCGCCGAATTTAACGACGTTTTCTGTGAGCGGGGCGTGTATACACCTGCCCAGAGCCTGCGAATTCTGGAAGCCGGGAAAAAACACGGTCTCATTCCGAAAATCCACGCCGATGAAATCGAACCGTACGGCGGGGCGGAAATTGCCGCGGAGGTGGAGGCCGTGTCCGCCGATCACCTTCTGAAGGTATCCGACCGGGGGCTCAGCATGATGGCCCATAAAGGGGTTGTGGCGGTTCTCCTCCCGGGGACGGCATTCTTTCTCATGACGGAAGCCGCAAACGGACGGAAAGCGATCGACTCGGGTGTACCGGTGGCCCTGTCCACAGACCGGAACCCGGGCTCGTCCCCCAGCACATCGATGCCGTTTATGATTAACCTTGCGAGTCTGACGATGGGCATGACGCCGGCCGAAGCCATTGTGGCGGCCACCATCAACGCTGCCCACGCCATCAAGCGGGCCGACCGGATCGGCAGTATCGAAGCGGGGAAAAAAGCGGATCTCGTTATCTGGGACATTCCGAACCACATGCAGTTTACGTATTTGTACGGTGTGAACCACACAGAAACGGTCATTAAAAACGGGCGCAAAGTGGTTGATAAGGGGGTTCTCGTGTGA
- the hutU gene encoding urocanate hydratase, giving the protein MKQVRTIRSKRGTALETKGWIQEAALRMLSNNLDPEVAENPEDLVVYGGIGKAARNWEAFDALVASLKTLENDETLLVQSGKPVAVFRTHANAPRVLIANSNLVPAWANWDHFHELDAKGLMMYGQMTAGSWIYIGSQGIVQGTYETFGELAKQHFNGSLKGTITLTAGLGGMGGAQPLAVTMNDGVCLAIEIDPSRIEKRIETGYLDRSTNSLEEAIRMARQAKSLGEPLSIGLLGNAAELLPQMIEDGFIPDVLTDQTSAHDPLNGYVPEGFSLDKAAALRKQDPKAYTGLSKASMATHVRAMLEMQKQGAITFDYGNNIRQVAFDEGVRHAFDFPGFVPAYIRPKFCEGKGPFRWVALSGEPEDIRKTDEVILREFADNEHLCNWIRMAQKKIQFQGLPSRICWLGYGERARFGKIINQMVADGELSAPIVIGRDHLDSGSVASPNRETEAMKDGSDAVADWPILNALINSVGGASWVSVHHGGGVGMGYSLHAGMVIVADGTKEAEERLERVLTTDPGMGVARHADAGYEKAIRTAEEKGIHIPMLKQKGDARQ; this is encoded by the coding sequence ATGAAACAGGTGAGAACAATTCGAAGTAAACGGGGCACTGCCCTTGAGACGAAAGGCTGGATTCAGGAGGCAGCGCTCCGCATGCTTTCAAACAACCTGGACCCGGAGGTGGCGGAAAATCCGGAAGATCTCGTTGTGTACGGCGGGATCGGAAAGGCCGCAAGAAACTGGGAAGCGTTTGACGCTCTTGTTGCGAGTCTGAAAACCCTTGAAAATGACGAAACCCTTCTCGTCCAGTCAGGAAAACCGGTGGCAGTGTTCCGCACACACGCCAACGCCCCGCGGGTGCTCATTGCCAACTCCAACCTCGTTCCGGCGTGGGCAAACTGGGATCACTTTCACGAGCTCGATGCAAAAGGCCTGATGATGTACGGTCAGATGACCGCCGGAAGCTGGATATACATCGGCAGCCAGGGCATCGTTCAGGGCACATATGAAACATTCGGGGAGCTTGCCAAGCAGCACTTTAACGGCTCACTCAAAGGAACGATCACTCTTACTGCCGGCCTCGGAGGCATGGGCGGCGCCCAGCCCCTGGCTGTGACGATGAACGACGGGGTCTGTCTTGCCATCGAAATTGATCCTTCCCGCATTGAAAAACGGATCGAAACCGGCTATCTGGACCGTTCCACCAACTCCCTCGAGGAAGCAATCCGAATGGCCAGACAGGCGAAAAGTCTCGGGGAGCCGTTATCCATCGGGCTTCTCGGAAACGCTGCCGAACTTTTACCCCAAATGATTGAAGACGGCTTTATCCCTGATGTACTGACAGACCAGACCTCCGCTCACGATCCGCTAAACGGCTATGTGCCGGAAGGGTTCAGTCTCGATAAGGCTGCCGCGCTCCGTAAACAGGACCCGAAAGCATACACCGGTCTTTCAAAAGCGAGCATGGCGACCCACGTAAGGGCCATGCTGGAGATGCAAAAACAAGGAGCCATTACTTTTGACTACGGCAACAACATCCGTCAGGTGGCCTTTGATGAAGGTGTCCGGCACGCCTTCGACTTCCCTGGTTTTGTACCGGCCTATATCCGTCCCAAATTTTGCGAAGGGAAAGGGCCGTTTCGATGGGTCGCCCTCTCCGGAGAGCCTGAGGACATCCGGAAAACCGACGAAGTGATTCTCCGTGAGTTTGCGGACAACGAGCATCTGTGCAACTGGATCCGGATGGCTCAGAAGAAAATTCAGTTTCAGGGGCTGCCGTCAAGGATCTGCTGGCTCGGATACGGTGAGCGGGCGCGGTTCGGGAAAATCATCAATCAGATGGTGGCGGACGGTGAGCTCTCGGCCCCGATCGTTATCGGGCGGGACCACCTGGACTCGGGCTCTGTAGCCTCCCCAAACCGGGAAACAGAAGCGATGAAAGACGGCAGTGACGCCGTGGCCGACTGGCCGATTTTAAACGCCCTTATTAACAGCGTCGGCGGTGCGAGCTGGGTGAGCGTGCATCATGGGGGTGGTGTGGGGATGGGGTACTCCCTTCACGCCGGAATGGTGATTGTGGCGGACGGAACGAAAGAAGCAGAAGAACGCCTCGAGCGGGTTCTCACGACCGACCCGGGAATGGGTGTGGCCCGCCACGCCGACGCCGGGTATGAGAAAGCGATTCGTACCGCGGAGGAAAAAGGAATTCACATTCCCATGCTCAAACAGAAAGGAGACGCGCGCCAATGA